In the Rhododendron vialii isolate Sample 1 chromosome 2a, ASM3025357v1 genome, ACTAATTTTTCGGACTTTAATGtctgaattatgtacaactattcggatattaatatccgaatattGTCAACATTGTTGGACTCTTATATCGGAATTTGGTGCCAATTTttagatattaatatctgaatgaAACTGTAGAGAATCCAGCACTTACCTGGTTTGCCTTTGGGTGTTACAGGGTGACACTTCAACACTTGGTAGATATGTAGGGTCATCAACTATACCTACTTCCACTCGTCCTCCATACGATTATACGAAGTATTTTACAATGGAGACGGTGAGTGTTTTTTGATAGAGCATTTATCATGTGCAATCTTATATTACGGgctataatttttttcatgtgtGTGTAGGTTTTTCCATCCGATGAAGCATTGGTAAATTGGATAAGATGCACTAGTAAACAACACGGGTTTATCTTTATGATTAAGGGTTTTGAGAAATGTATTAAGAATCGCACACCTTGGATGATGTTTTCATGTGAAATGAGCGGTAAGTATAGGCCATTTGTGAAGAAGGTTGATGGGAAGGAGGTAGCTGTGAAGAAGAGAGTGCAGTCCATGGGCACCAAAAAATGTGAATatccatttgaattgaaagctgTAAAGAATGATGGTTGGACTATCTATA is a window encoding:
- the LOC131317477 gene encoding uncharacterized protein LOC131317477, translated to MEVEKQVTAVVVMEQKPQKEGDTSTLGRYVGSSTIPTSTRPPYDYTKYFTMETVFPSDEALVNWIRCTSKQHGFIFMIKGFEKCIKNRTPWMMFSCEMSGKYRPFVKKVDGKEVAVKKRVQSMGTKKCEYPFELKAVKNDGWTIYIHNGTHNHPPVVYSEGHSYAGRLSAEQTSTVVDLSVALVKPREILTHLKVQDLENVTSIKTVYNGRQKY